One Pullulanibacillus sp. KACC 23026 DNA segment encodes these proteins:
- a CDS encoding pro-sigmaK processing inhibitor BofA family protein — MQQPIVLISIAVGIIVLFLLFGTALKPFRFIGSLVVKLLIGGLLLFFLNILGTSIGLHIPINAITTVITGILGLPGLAALVVIKLFMV, encoded by the coding sequence TTGCAACAGCCAATCGTTCTGATCTCAATAGCCGTAGGGATCATTGTTTTATTTCTTTTGTTTGGAACAGCGCTAAAGCCGTTTCGGTTCATTGGTAGTTTAGTTGTGAAGCTTCTAATCGGCGGTCTGCTTTTATTCTTTTTAAATATTTTGGGGACAAGCATCGGGTTGCATATTCCTATTAACGCTATTACAACGGTAATTACCGGTATCCTTGGATTACCAGGCCTTGCTGCATTGGTTGTCATCAAACTATTCATGGTTTGA
- a CDS encoding YaaL family protein: MFGRKGRLRREMNGSFTELLERMKNEWLKQKRIVEMSIEPSPEVIYQLKIAEAKYFFLLKEARYKNMTYKF; this comes from the coding sequence ATGTTTGGGAGAAAAGGTCGCTTGAGAAGAGAGATGAATGGCTCTTTTACCGAGTTGTTAGAAAGAATGAAAAATGAATGGCTGAAACAGAAACGAATTGTGGAAATGAGCATCGAACCTTCACCTGAAGTTATCTATCAATTAAAGATTGCTGAAGCCAAATACTTTTTTTTATTAAAAGAAGCCCGGTATAAAAATATGACTTATAAGTTCTAA
- the recR gene encoding recombination mediator RecR, whose amino-acid sequence MQYPEPIAKLIDSFMKLPGIGPKTAVRLAFFVINMREDDVMEFARALVNAKRKLIHCSICQNISDHDPCYICDDSSRDRSLICVVQEPKDVVAMEKMRDYRGLYHVLHGAISPVDGIGPEDIKVTELIRRLEDEEVKEIILATNPTIEGEATAMYLSRLIKPIGVKTSRIAHGLPVGGDLEYADEVTLSKALEGRREI is encoded by the coding sequence GTGCAGTATCCAGAACCGATAGCAAAACTAATTGACAGTTTTATGAAACTGCCAGGTATCGGGCCGAAAACAGCGGTTCGTCTGGCTTTTTTTGTCATTAATATGAGAGAAGACGACGTAATGGAATTTGCACGGGCGCTTGTCAATGCTAAGAGAAAGCTTATTCACTGTTCGATATGCCAAAACATTAGTGACCATGATCCTTGTTATATATGTGATGATTCCTCTCGAGATCGCTCACTTATATGTGTTGTACAAGAGCCAAAGGATGTTGTGGCGATGGAGAAAATGAGAGACTATCGCGGTTTATACCATGTGCTTCATGGAGCGATTTCTCCCGTTGACGGTATAGGTCCTGAAGATATTAAAGTGACCGAGCTCATTCGACGTTTAGAAGATGAGGAAGTAAAAGAAATTATTCTGGCCACAAACCCAACTATTGAAGGCGAAGCAACCGCTATGTATTTATCAAGATTGATCAAGCCAATTGGCGTCAAAACCTCCCGTATCGCTCACGGCTTACCAGTTGGCGGAGACTTGGAATATGCGGATGAAGTCACTTTATCCAAAGCCCTTGAAGGTAGAAGAGAAATATAA